tctcacaaattACGGTTAGAAATTACGATTcgcaaaaaaaatacagatttttttttaatgctgacttttttttttaactgtatgtgaaaattttgatttttaattgttttctctTTTGGGGTCTAGAATgcagtgtttggatgatataaACGTATTCTCACCGTTAGCATCGATCCCGTGTGAATCATCTGCTAATTCTTCTCAAATACTTCACACTCCTCAAGTTAAGAATGACCTAATACCGAAAATCAACCAAGAGTTTGACAATTTAGATGATGTTTGGAAATTTTACAACCATTATGGTAAAGA
The sequence above is drawn from the Rhododendron vialii isolate Sample 1 chromosome 6a, ASM3025357v1 genome and encodes:
- the LOC131329210 gene encoding uncharacterized protein LOC131329210, whose translation is MDDVREEADNIPPLTEQQPRMQCLDDINVFSPLASIPCESSANSSQILHTPQVKNDLIPKINQEFDNLDDVWKFYNHYGKEGGFGTRASSSKRNRDYGWEN